The Miscanthus floridulus cultivar M001 chromosome 6, ASM1932011v1, whole genome shotgun sequence genomic interval TCTCACATGTTCTTAGAATGTGTGTATGAGCCTAACTTTTGATTAAGATCTAACTTTTCTCTCTTTTAATGGAAGTTTCATCCAAGGTTCATCTGCATTTAATAAGCTGTCACGTAGGTATTTTTTATGATGTGGCACCATATTTCAGAAGAGAGAAgaaacactactggaaactcaaATATTTCTGTGGGTGACGAATTTTTTTTGCGTTTTTCGGTAtgcacagaaaaattacgattATTCTATCGGTttcaaaatatcccgacagaaaaatacaaaaaccCACAAaataattgtatgatttttctgtgcgtgacaatacacacacgaAAAAATAAGCACTCACAGAAAAATACAATTTATTATGTCGGTTCTttaaaaacacacagaaaaaatacatgcatgcacagaaaaaaaaataaaaaacaaagaaaGTCCCGTCTTCCTCCGCACCTGAACCCTagcgccccctccccctcccttcttcttcctccgcaATCGTCTTCCTCCGCACCCGAaccccagcgccccctccccctccccctcccttcttcttcctccgcacCCGGACCCCAGCGCCCCTCCCTTTTTCTTCCCCGACACCCGGCCCTAGCACCCCTCCCCTCCCTACCGccgtccctccccttcttctccccttcTTCCCTGGCGCCGCCCCTACCcgaccttcttcttccccgaggctatccctccctctcccagatccggcCGGTGGAGGCTGGATCTGGGCTCTGTGGTGGCAGGCAGCGTGCGGCGTGGCGGCGGGCTTCATGGTGCTGGCGTGGTGTTGGTCCCTGGCGTCGCCCCTCCTcggccttcttccccggcgccgcccctccctctcccagtcCGGCCGATGGAGGCCGGTGGCAGCCAGATCTGGGCTCTGGTGGTGGCGGACGGCGGGCGACGTGCGACAGGCTTCGTGGTgctggcatggtggtggtggtcccTGGCGCCACCCCTCCCTGGCCTTCTTCTTCCCTAGCGCCGCCCCTCCCtggccttcttccccggcgctgtccctccctctcccggatccggatCTGTTGGAGCTACTACCACCATGGGTATGTATTCACTACTGGAGCTGCTTCCTCCACTGCTCCTGTTTTATTAACAGTAAGATAACCTCTCGGTTGCATTGTTAGGTTGTTCCAGCTGGTTTATTAGTAGTAGCACCTTTGATTTGTTGTATGAAGAAACTGCACTGCCATTTTGATTCATGAAAATCACAAGTAGAACTATACTAAAATAATTCACGATTAGTAGTGTCTTTTATCAGTAACTTGACATCTTTGAAAATCACAAGTAGAACTATACTAACATAATTTACTGTAATGTAAGAAATATACATGGATGGACCACTCAAATAATGTCATTATATTTGAATTTGAGGGAGCAATGTAATAAGAAGATTTTACTGCAAAGTTAAAATACAATTTTAACTTGTTTGTTTTGTTACCCTGGTTGCTTTTCAGGTGAGATGCTATGAAAACAGTATCTTGaatatcttgcatatatcaacctgatCAATTATTTTGATATGTGATATTTGCGGAGCTGAGATGATATGAACCCCAGTCTCGTGTCGTGCTGCTCTCCCCTTgcctaactatgccttgtgacttttttgttttgtactactcttgagctggctgtgatgaatcaagtttccattagagaacttctacactttagcaccttatgagctggtacttgggatattttgttctgtttgctgcttaactaggatggcttgtaccagtacaagcaaccagttctatggccagttcaattcccattagagagagagaattaaattaagttccaagtgaaattaagttgcagttgtcatgctaataatgggtaaatctgagccatttctcgagttcttttgctccAGGTGAAATATATGTAGTTCTTGTGCTTTTGACATACTGCTCTCTAATGGATCTGGAATGACCAATAGTTTCTTTTCTATTAGCTTAGTTCAATAGAGCTCTGTGATTTTTTGCATTGCTATTTGTAGAAGGACATGACTTTTTTGCATGCAAATCATATATTTGTTGCCTTGGACTGTGAAACTTAGGTAATACTTTCAAATgtgaaatttctggagatggtcactgtcttgtggtatttcttctgtgaaattttggtaattataTACTTTCAAATGTGAAATTTCTAGAGATGGTCAATGTCTGCCTGTCATTTCTTTTGCACTTGTAGATTTGTAAGTTCTTCATGTCTCTTGTAGCTGTACTGCTTTGTGAAGGCTAGAAGTAAATATGGGTAGTATTTGTATTATGAAAACTTGAGTATGTGTAAGAACTAAGAAGCTTCTATGCATAGTTTAATACTAATTTTGTTTGCTTGATTGGATCCCGCATTAGACTTGGCATTTGGTCTTCCAATTCCATCTCCAGCATTCCAAGCATTGCCTAATGGTGGCATCACATTGTTATAGGAGGAATCATGATCAACATTTGTCTTCTTCCGTTTGTAAGTGCTTGGCTGCTCCTCCCATTGGCAGTTACCATATGTCTTCTTTTTGCCCATTCCAGTTGTTGGGATGTTCCCAATTGCCATGGCCATCATCAGACTTCTTCTCCTAGGCACCATCACCTCCATCTTCTTTTCTTTTGTCCCATGTATTTTCTAATTTGCCCCATGGGTCATTTTTATTTGATGCCTCCCCAATCAGTGGAATTTTTGTGAGTTTTCATTTCCATTTAGGTGCAAATCAAATTGGCCTGTGACCTCAGATGAAAGGTACTGAGTAGTCCCCACTATGCTCGATAAAAAGGCAAACTTCTTACAATACTAGTGTTTTTTTGTTGACTAAAAATATGTCTTTGCTTAACAGGTAGAGATGGAGTGGAAGGTGAAGCAGTTTCTTTCTCCTTCCCCGCTGCCTCCCCTGACCTTGAGAGCCTCACGCGAGGACGCGACCATGACGCCCTCACGCTGCCAATGCCGCCCAGTGCCCAGTCCACCGTGCTGTGGTGCTACCACTAGCTGGAGGTGGTGGGAGCCCTTCTGCTTTGGTGCCTGGTTCCTCCTCTCCTCAGTCCTTCGTTATAGTATTCATGTTGAATATGTAGATGACCAGATATCATATCTGTATACATGATATATATGCTGATAGATCAGGCTGATTCTATTTTTGACATAAGTGTTGACTCCTTTCATGATGAACTACCgatttgtgtattatttgaatgaaaccttattggtcatgcacagaaattactgtatggaaaatatatattttaatatgctgttgctactgttttaaaatattttttttgtgtgtttaactcttttttcctgtgaggctggctacacagaaatattatttttaatctgggtgaaatgaatttttctgtcaGTTCACCTAGACCAACAGAAAAAATGTGTTTTCTGTGCATTtattttttctgtgtggattaacacacagaaaaattagttttaatctggacgaacataatttttctgtgcgtgtgagacccacggaaaaattgtttctgacggtgaacccacagaaaaattcgaTTTTTCTATCATTCTATTTCTGTGTGTTATTTTCTGacggtacaccgtcagaaaaatatttttccgtGGATATTCGAATTTTTCCGTGGGTTTTTGCACACACAGAaatattcgagtttccagtagtgaaatAAGTTTTATGGGGATAAAACTCTCTTGGCACACTTACCATCTAACAATGAGTCATGGAATTAAATGTTTATGAAAGTATAGATTGAAACTATGCATTGAGAGTGGTTGTTTTATTTAAGTTTCATTGTATTTTATTTGATATGGTATTTTTAGAAATAACGCTACGAAACTTCCCATTGAAACCGGCGCTACGATGGTGTCCTGAGACACTGTAGTACTACTAATCTGTCGGGCAGCCTGAGTTTATTACGGTTCAACTAGTTCACAGCTCCTTTCACCGGGAAACCGTAACCTCTACTGGGACCTAGCAAGTAGTAATCCATACGGTGATCCACACATATACTATCTCCCAAACTAGTGCATGCATGGTATGGTCCATCCAGCCCTTAAGCTTGGACGGTTGGACGAGCCTCAAAAGTTGtgtgtgtatatgcatgcttCCTTCGTCCACGGCTTCATTTGCTTTATAGATGCACGGTGATGGTGTGAGGCCATTGGATAATGCTGAGGTGTTGTTGTTGGTTAGGTCATTCTTCTGTGGTTCTATTTGCGCCAATTGGCGCCATCCGAGGACCGGGCTACGGGCTACCGCCTAGAGAGTCTAGGCCAGCGTTACTACTACTCTACGTGTCAGCCTACGAATTCAAGAGCCTTTGCCCATATCCTTTGGCTCATCGGACGCTGCATCACTCGTCGTTAGGCAAGACTATGGAGGTGTTTGGATCAGGAAGCTAATAATTAGCACATGTTTTGGATACCAATTAGAAAGCCTTGATGTGAGCTAATTCTAGGCTATTAAGAGCTAATGAGATCCAATTGGTGGTTAGCTAGAGTCCATTAGCCCATGATTAGCTCATATTTAATCTATTTTCACAACGTGTGGTTAGCTAGAGTCCATTAGCCTATGATTAGCTCATATTTAATCTATTTTCACAACATGGGCTAATTTTCAACCCtcagatccaaacaggcccttagtataATAGTACCATTTGTTCAGAGGCTTGTGAGTGTGTCACCACTGCAGTTGACGTGAGAGGCTGCCTCTTTGTCAACTCTGAGTTCTCGATAAATCAGATTACTCGCATGTACACCGAATGTGGTGGGGTGCGTCAACTACCTCTTGGCAACAATTATTCAGGTGCTGACTTAGTAGATCATAAATCTCTATTTTGTTTGTGTGCATAACATTTATATCTCGAAATGCAGTAACATTTGCTACTTTGTAATGTAATTATAATAAGCCATCGAGGCTGGGCGACCAACCCTGTCCTCCTCCACCCCCTAAGTtcctccgaccatgaccacgatAAAGGCAACATCTTACATATCATcgaatgatttgaatattaagaATGTTGCTCTACTCATCAAATGGTTGTTCAAGCTACTAACGATCAATGGAACATGGCAATAAATTTATGAAATACTCCCTCCAGTCCTAATATATAAGGCGTAACCACTTTTTATTCATGTCCCATATATGGCATGCTCTCTCTAGAGGCACGTACATCGATACATCAGGTACTAGTgtgagagagagaattaaatgtGTTTCTTGGTCTTTGAACTGGAGGATGGCCTTATAtactaggacggagggagtaaataTCTTGGATCTTAACCGCTTTCACAGGTCTATTGAAAAAATATGGGCCAGTCTCACGAAGGTTAAAGAAGATTTTCTTTACTTTGGATCTTCATAATCAAAGATGGCCCACAAATTAGATTTTGAGAGGACAAATGGTTTCAACAATACGAACGCCACATGAACAATATCCCTGTTTGTACAACATAGTTCTGAACAAACTGGCCATCATAGTAGATGTTTTGAGTTCCGTCACCTCCCAATTTTTTTGGGCACGGGGAATCTGATATGACCTAATTTAGCAGCATGGAATAATTTGTTACCATACATTGGTAATATTACGTTGACACAAGAACAAGATAAGTTTCATTGGAATCTACATCCAAATGGATAGTTCTCATTAAAATCCCTCTATATGGAGCTAATCCAATAAGATGTCCTCAATAGTAACAAGAGAATGTGGAAATTAAAGCCCCTTTAAACGTTAGGATCTTCCTTTGGTACTTAAGAAGGGGAGTGATACTGACGAAAGATAATCTAGCTAGGCACAAATGGCAAGGAGGAGAGGACTGTTGTTTTTGTCACAAGAATGAGACAAGTTAAGCATCTTGTTTGAGTGTCGATTCGCGTGTGCAGTTTGGGTTTTGTTGTGCATGCAACTATAGGCCTAGTGTATCCAACATATTTGGAAGTTGGTTATGGCATTTAAGTAAGGCCTTCAAGTCGTTAGTCTCATTGGGAGCAGCTGACATTTGTTGGTCGCCTTGGTTATATAGGAATGATGTAATTTTTGAAAGAAAGTATGTTTCTTCTTCCTTACATGTTATCCTCTCAACTATCCATTGGCTTCATACATGAACTATACTACATAGGTCGGCTTCCTAAGATTGAGATGGGGTGATTTGTGTACAATTGGAGCAGATGGCCAATGAATACTTTCCCTAGGCACATGGGTGGTCATCTATTCCTTGGATTGATTAATActcactccattccaaattataagaggcTTTTGACTTTTTTTAGATGTATAGCTTTTGCTACACACTTAAACTTATGCTATGTCTAGAAGATACAAAGTAAAAGCAGTGTATCTTGAAAATCCAAAacttcttataatttagaatggatgacGTACTATACTAGTGATGTATGTATTTTCTTTAAACTTTGTAAGCTATGTGCATCCTGATATGTAGAGGTAAGGAGTGTTCTCAAGATGATTATACCAACTCAATTAAAACTTAATAAAAGTTTACCGAAAACCCTATAATTCTAATTAATATGATGCTTTATTTTCATCTAGTACATTACTAATTTAAAAAATAACCCTCATAAATAATCTTGGAGGTATGTCCGCTTGTTAGAACATGGATAATCTTGGATGTATACGGTGGATAACACATTGGAAACTTTATTACCGGTGGCTACTATTACAAGCCTGTATGGATGACTTCATCTTCATGTACGGAGTACTAGTGTTTTCCAATGAGCTTAAGTGTGTAGCATTTTGCTCAGGGACACTGAAGAATGGCGTTATTTGCTGCCGGACACCGCCAACTCGCTTATTGGCTCAGTACCATTATGAATCACGATTTATTTGGCAGAAGACATCGCAGTCATTACTTTACTCTTTTTTGTCATTTTGGAGAGAGAAAATTTTGAAAATGACGCTCGATGCCCCTGGTTGAACCAGACTGCGTCGGTCAAAGGCACACATCCCCTTTGTTAAACCCTAACCCCTTCGCACTCAGCCACAGGTGCCGCCACATCTCTTACCGCATCCACAAAGCTCCGACGACGACCTGGCTTCTGCCACCTCCTCCGGCACGGCTCGCGCCCGTGGTTTGATGGACGTCTGAGGATGGTGTCATCGGGAAAAGTGAAGCGCTTGCGGCCAAGTGTAGATTCCCCTTCGAAGGGGCTCAATCTAGCATGGGTTCCTGAAGGGTACGCCCTGTTCTTCCCCTTTTCTCTCATTTCCTTTTTCCCCGTTTGCTTGTTGTGGTTGGATTTGTCTTGCTCATCTTAGTATTTGTTGGGCCGAATCTAgggatttcatggtttcttgttgTCTATTTTTTAGGATGGACATTAGTACCGCCTGCCGGATTGATGTGTGGGCCACTCCAAATCTTAATCCTCTTACAGCTGATTTCCAACTAGTGGTTGATAGGGACACTACGAATTTGATGGATCTTACTAACGATGTAGCAGCTAAGGTCGCTTGCGAAGCTAATCAGGgcttgaatctatgtttttacaaCAAGCCAAGAAAATGTTACTCCACTCTTAGTACTAACTCCATGCTGATGGATGCTATTGACATGTATTGGGATCTAAGGAAGCTGGTTGTATATGTGGGGGTGTATGGCACGGTTGCAGTTGCATATAGTCAGAGTGTTTctgctgatgaggcagtaccTGCTCTTGAACCCCCTGTTCAAGCAGGTGACCATGATGATGCAGAGCCAGATCCTTGTGATGATGTTTGTGATGGTGGCACTGATACTGATGGAGAGATGAAAAGTGTTCCAAggtcaaagaagaaaagaaaggaggtagctgATGATGATGTGcttgggaagaagatgaagaagaatatgtgGGGGTGAATGATGAAAACCATTACATGTCTGGCCTTAATGATGATAATGCAGGTCCAGATGTTGATGCTTATGACTCTGATGGTAGTGGTAaggatgatctttatgttgatgATGAAGCTGGTTGTGAAGTTTTTGAACATGTCACTAACTTAGAAAACCCAACCATAGCTTGTGGGGTCACATTTGAGGATGGGGATACCTTTAAGAGAGCAATTAGACAATTTGTAGTACTAAATGAGTTTGAAATTGTAGCTCTTTATAGTGAGTCAACAAGGTATAGAGGGATCTGCAAGGGTtcaaagagcaagaagaagaggtgtaAGTGGAGGATTCATGCATCTCAGCTACAAGATGGCAAAACTTGGCAGGCATGCTATTGAATCATTTTTGTTATTGAACTGATAGGATGGGTTACTAAATGTGAATTTTGTGAACATGTTTGTTTTTGTCGTTTAACTGCTTTGCAGATAAAGAAGATGTATGAGAAGCATACTTGTCCAAGCACATCCAAACTGCATCAAAATTGTATGGCTAACAATGCCTGGGTGAGGGACAGGATAATTGACATCCTCAGAGAGGAACCGATAATAGGGGCAGCAGCATTGAAGAAAGACCTAGAGAAGAAGTATAACATTACTTTGTCATACTATGTGGTCTTTGATGGCAGACGGATGGCTCTAGAAGAAATTAATGGTAAGTGGAACGACAGTTTCGATGATGCCTTTAGTTTCAAGGCAAAGGTTGAGAGAACCAATCCTGGTAGCATTGTGGAAATTGAATGGGAAAATGTGCGAAAGAAGATGAGATTCTCAAGGATGTTTGTGGCACTAAAGTCATGTGTTGATGGATTCTTGAATGGATGCAGACCCTTCTTGGGAGTTGATTCAACAGTGCTAACAGGGAGGTGGAGAGGACAGCTAGCCTCTAGATCAGTAGTAGATGGAAACACCTGGTTGTTTCTAGTTGCTTATGGTGTGTTTGGTTCAGAATCCGCTGATAGTTGGAAATGGTTCTTTGAGAAGCTACAGACTGCAATTGGCTCCCCACCAAGACTTGTAATCTCTACAGATGCTGGTAAAGGAATTGACAGTGCAGTGACTTCAGTTTTTTCAAATGGAGTTGAGCATAGAGAGTGCATGAGGCATTTGGTGAAGAACTTCTAGAAGAGGTACAAAGGTGCTATGTTCAAGAAGCATTTGTGGCCATGCAGTAGGGCATACAACCAGCAACATTATGAGTACCATTACAACATAATGAAGAAGGCTTCACCAAATGCAATCAAATGGATAGAACAAACACATAAGCACTTGTGGAACAGATGGAAGTTCTCCCACACCAGCAAATGTGACTATGTAACAAACAACATTGCAGAGACATTTAATAGTTGGATCAGAATGGAGAAGTCATAGTCAGTCATATCTTTGATGGATAGGATCAGGCAGATGATCATGGAGAAAAATGCAGCGAGAAGGACACTTGCAGAGAAGCTAAATGATAGGATTCTACCTAACATCACAAAGGACCTAAATGCCAGGAGCAGGAACCTGAATTATGTCATACACAAAGGACCTAACAACACAGTAGAGATTCAGGGTACTACTAAGGAATTGAAAACTTAGAGACACACTATTGATTTGGACAACACATCATGTAGCTGCCAAAGGTGGTAGATAACTAGACTGTCATGTACTCATGCACTTTGCTTGATCAATGCATTGAGGAATAGGAATGTGGAAGATTATGTACATGAGTACTATTCTGTAGCCATGTTCAAGAAGGCTTATGAAGGGGTTGTGCATCCCATGACAGATAGAAGCCAATGGCCTAAGGTTGAGATAGGCTTTAAACTTTGGCCTCTAGCTTTTAAAAGATCAGCAGGACGACCAAGGACAAGAAGGTTGAAGGGAGCTGAAGAAGGTGGCAAGGGAACTCGTAAACAGATGCAGTGCAAAAGATGTGGTCAATTTGGGCACATGATGAAGACTTGCAATGAGACAGTGTATGACTCAGATGCACCTCCTCCTGCAGCAGCTAAGCCCAAAAGAAGCAAGGGAAAGAAAAGCAAGCCAGCTTCTACAGTTTCTACCCAGCAGTCTCAGGTTGGAGGAAGCACTGCAAGTGCTATAGCAGCACCTTCTAGCCCTGTAGCCAACACTAGAAGGTACCTATACATGTTTGCCTTATTGCCTTGACATAACTATGATATCCAAAGACTACATACTAACATTTTAGTTCTGCACCTGTAGCCACAAAAGGATGTTGGCCATGACAGATGGAAGTTCATCCCCTCCTAAGAAGATCAAGGTGACGACCAAGAGGACACCAAAGAGGAAGAACACTACTAGCATGGCAGCCAAGAAGAAACTAGTCATGGATAAGCACAAGTAGTTTAAGTATTGAAGTGTCCAAAACAATTGCTTTTGTTGACATGTGATGTCATGTGACACTCGATTTGTGCTGTTTAAGGTGTACTGTGACATGTGAAAGCATGTACCTTCAAGATGTTATGTTAATTACTGTCAGCTACCTCTAAGATTATCATGCTTTAAGATGTTATGTCTATTGTCTTTGCTTTGCTCAGTGTTACTTGGTTGACAATGCACATAGTGATATTGAAGGATAACAGCTCATGCCATATCTCTAAGTTCACATGTCAACCCATTACATTACAATGCATCATGTGCCTACAACAGTTACATAAGGACTGAGATACATGAGCACCAACACATTGCTTGCCTTACTTGCAAATCAAAACCATCAGAACCAATGCTACAACTACCAAGTTTGCCACACCAAGAATAAGCAGACGCTCTCCAATCCTATCCATCTTGGCTTCAGTTTGAGATGGAGCCTTCAGTTTTGCCTCCACATCATTCAGAGAGGTGATTGCGCTCTGCAACAAACTAGTGAAGGTCTGAACACCTTCTACGGCTGCTAACATGTCATGGCCATCCTTCACCTTGACTGCACCCACTGAAACCTCCGCACTTCTAAACCGACTACAATAGTGAGGAAGGTGGGCCTCCAACCACCAAGTACTCGACATAGTCTTCTTCAAACATGTACACCTTGCATGCAAAATCAGACTGCAAAAGCCGAATTCCAAATCTCAAACCACCATTGCAAACAAAATTGGAGATCCACGGAACTAGAATCACTTACATGCTCTAGCAGAGGGCACTTGTAGAACCTCTTCCCCTTGTTGCTTGTCTTCTGTGACACCCGGCCGATGAGGTTCGTCCCACACTTGGAGCAGGAAACCAAGGGCAAGAACCCAGATGCATCCCTAAAGGGGTCAAGCTCGGGAGTGGGGGTAGATGCCGCCGCAGAGTGCGAATTGGATGCCATCGCCAGATCAAGGGATCTAGGGTTCCAGCACCACTTGGTTTGGCAGTgggaaagaaggggaaggggaacgGCTAGGGATGtctggaggaggaagacgacCGGTGGGT includes:
- the LOC136460809 gene encoding uncharacterized protein translates to MSGLNDDNAGPDVDAYDSDGSGKDDLYVDDEAGCEVFEHVTNLENPTIACGVTFEDGDTFKRAIRQFVVLNEFEIVALYSESTRYRGICKGSKSKKKRCKWRIHASQLQDGKTWQIKKMYEKHTCPSTSKLHQNCMANNAWVRDRIIDILREEPIIGAAALKKDLEKKYNITLSYYVVFDGRRMALEEINGKWNDSFDDAFSFKAKVERTNPGSIVEIEWENVRKKMRFSRMFVALKSCVDGFLNGCRPFLGVDSTVLTGRWRGQLASRSVVDGNTWLFLVAYGVFGSESADSWKWFFEKLQTAIGSPPRLVISTDAGKGIDSAVTSVFSNGVEHRECMRHLVKNF